A genomic region of Thermodesulfovibrio aggregans contains the following coding sequences:
- the istB gene encoding IS21-like element helper ATPase IstB, with protein sequence MANIEDISKTIKYYCKLLSIPLVGEIYEKEAEQANKTQLSYQHYLYNLLKYQVDSRLDNSVQRKIKKAKFPFIKTIEEYDFSFQPKVDEKLIKQLSELNFVGEGKNIIFAGPPGVGKTHLAVAIGVKAAMARKRVLFFTAEELINNLISAEYSKTLPQYIESLSRIELLIIDEVGYLEISKASAALFFKLISKRYEKTSTIITTNKPFEEWNEIFGDEVIAAAILDRLLHHCYPFFITGKSYRMKELFEKGGEKRIKNDTI encoded by the coding sequence ATGGCAAATATAGAAGACATATCAAAAACAATAAAATACTACTGTAAATTGTTATCAATTCCCCTTGTTGGAGAGATTTATGAAAAAGAAGCAGAACAGGCAAACAAGACACAACTCAGCTATCAGCATTATCTTTATAATCTACTGAAATATCAGGTTGACTCAAGACTGGATAATTCAGTACAGAGGAAGATAAAGAAAGCGAAGTTTCCATTCATAAAGACCATTGAAGAGTATGACTTTAGCTTTCAACCGAAGGTAGATGAGAAACTAATAAAACAGCTAAGTGAGCTTAATTTTGTTGGGGAAGGTAAGAACATAATCTTTGCAGGACCTCCTGGAGTTGGTAAAACCCATTTAGCAGTAGCCATAGGAGTAAAAGCAGCGATGGCAAGAAAGAGAGTATTGTTTTTTACAGCAGAAGAACTGATAAACAACTTAATATCAGCGGAGTATTCAAAAACATTGCCCCAATATATAGAAAGCTTAAGCAGAATAGAGTTGCTGATAATAGATGAAGTTGGATATCTTGAGATAAGCAAGGCATCAGCGGCTTTATTTTTTAAACTTATATCAAAGAGATATGAAAAGACCTCAACAATAATAACAACGAACAAGCCATTTGAAGAGTGGAATGAGATATTTGGAGATGAAGTAATAGCAGCAGCAATACTTGACAGACTTCTTCATCATTGTTATCCCTTTTTTATAACAGGGAAAAGCTACAGGATGAAAGAATTATTTGAGAAAGGGGGTGAAAAAAGAATAAAAAATGATACTATATAG
- a CDS encoding AAA domain-containing protein, protein MLGGTNRYNQEEALEIKKLLIDIASKLTPEKSKEIAVITPCSAQKKLLRKIINDLKDRGQIQNLQIKCDTVDSFQGQEADIVIYSCVRTDGSLSFLIDKKRLNVALSRVRENLFIVGHKDFLYNAKVEGKEIIKNF, encoded by the coding sequence TTGCTCGGGGGAACAAACAGATATAATCAGGAAGAAGCATTGGAAATAAAAAAACTTCTTATTGACATAGCCTCAAAGCTAACACCAGAGAAAAGCAAAGAGATAGCAGTGATAACTCCATGCAGCGCACAAAAAAAACTACTGCGAAAGATAATAAATGACCTTAAAGACAGAGGTCAGATTCAAAACTTACAGATAAAATGTGATACCGTTGATAGCTTTCAGGGACAGGAGGCTGATATTGTAATCTACAGTTGTGTAAGAACAGATGGAAGCCTTTCCTTTCTAATCGATAAAAAGCGTCTTAATGTAGCACTCTCAAGGGTAAGAGAGAATCTTTTCATAGTTGGACACAAAGACTTTCTATACAACGCTAAAGTTGAGGGAAAGGAGATTATAAAAAACTTTTGA
- a CDS encoding helix-turn-helix transcriptional regulator: MPKKPNIKKEALNKRKEKPHGIGEKVINILKILNLIEQDRHPTVKELAQICEVSERSIYRYLYILNQVVPIVYDPKLGGYTFENPHALKSIPVEKEELAVILTLNDVLKKSAPSLSEKLMSLMEKINPVGKKPHGQIHHYLPNIQTELDIEKFNIISEAALERMQLMIKYHSINTNEVTERLIDPYGLIFHDGLWFVYAYCHLRQDTRTFAIDRIIEIKQMKTKFNIPEGFTLREKLKQSWFIWEAEPVEVKVKFSKDVAELIKRKPKWHHSEQRTENPDGTITLTFTVSGTDEIKWWLYSWIPHFEIIEPVTLKETMKEELKKALERIN; the protein is encoded by the coding sequence ATGCCAAAGAAACCGAATATAAAAAAGGAAGCACTAAACAAAAGGAAAGAGAAACCTCATGGTATTGGTGAAAAGGTAATCAACATCCTCAAAATACTCAATCTCATTGAACAGGACAGGCATCCTACAGTAAAAGAGCTTGCTCAAATCTGTGAAGTAAGTGAGCGTTCAATCTATCGTTATCTATACATCCTTAATCAGGTCGTTCCCATTGTCTATGACCCAAAACTTGGTGGATACACCTTTGAAAACCCTCATGCTTTAAAATCCATCCCTGTTGAAAAGGAAGAGCTTGCAGTAATACTTACCCTCAATGACGTGCTTAAAAAATCTGCACCTTCACTTTCAGAAAAACTAATGTCACTTATGGAAAAGATTAATCCTGTTGGAAAAAAGCCCCATGGACAGATTCATCACTATCTGCCAAATATTCAAACAGAGCTTGACATAGAGAAATTCAACATAATCTCAGAGGCGGCACTTGAGCGGATGCAACTTATGATAAAGTATCACTCCATAAATACCAATGAGGTGACAGAAAGACTCATTGATCCCTATGGATTAATCTTCCATGATGGACTGTGGTTTGTCTATGCCTACTGTCATTTGAGGCAAGACACAAGAACCTTTGCCATAGACAGAATCATTGAGATAAAGCAGATGAAGACAAAGTTCAACATTCCTGAAGGATTTACACTGAGGGAAAAACTCAAGCAGAGCTGGTTCATATGGGAAGCAGAGCCTGTTGAGGTGAAAGTAAAATTTTCAAAGGATGTAGCAGAGCTGATAAAGAGAAAACCAAAGTGGCATCATTCAGAACAAAGAACTGAAAACCCCGATGGAACAATAACTCTAACCTTTACAGTATCAGGGACAGATGAGATAAAGTGGTGGCTTTATTCATGGATTCCTCATTTTGAGATAATTGAACCTGTGACGCTAAAAGAAACGATGAAAGAGGAACTTAAAAAGGCACTGGAAAGAATCAATTAA
- a CDS encoding IS3 family transposase, with translation MSFESFEEARNRIKDWITNDYNNLYLYSKLGYLSSEEFKLKYLNDRGRNSA, from the coding sequence ATAAGTTTTGAAAGCTTTGAAGAAGCCAGAAATAGAATAAAGGATTGGATAACTAATGATTACAACAACTTATATTTGTACAGCAAACTTGGATATTTATCTTCTGAGGAATTTAAGTTAAAATATCTCAATGATAGGGGAAGAAATAGTGCATAG
- the speD gene encoding adenosylmethionine decarboxylase: MKLYALGTHLLIELKDCNPEILKDLESVRNILVEAAKKANATIISVNFHEFNPFGISGVIVIAESHLTIHTWPEYGFAAVDVFTCGDIIKPEVAAQYIIEAFECKSPSIVEMKRGIISYKNEKLPHKVCHEELQMVY, from the coding sequence ATGAAATTGTATGCTTTAGGGACCCATCTTTTAATTGAATTGAAAGATTGCAATCCTGAGATCCTGAAGGATCTCGAAAGCGTCAGAAATATTCTCGTAGAAGCTGCCAAAAAAGCAAATGCAACAATTATTAGTGTAAACTTTCATGAGTTTAATCCTTTTGGTATTAGTGGTGTTATAGTGATTGCAGAATCTCATCTGACTATTCATACATGGCCTGAGTATGGTTTTGCTGCAGTGGATGTCTTTACCTGTGGAGATATTATAAAACCAGAGGTTGCAGCTCAATATATCATAGAGGCTTTTGAATGTAAGTCTCCATCAATAGTTGAAATGAAAAGAGGTATAATTTCTTACAAAAACGAAAAACTGCCACATAAGGTATGCCATGAAGAATTGCAAATGGTATATTGA
- the speE gene encoding polyamine aminopropyltransferase translates to MKNCKWYIEQTSEDEIILHSLKEIIFSGTSPYQRIEIIRSGDFGRCLLLDGKMQSAEADEFIYHEALVHPVMLLSDNAERILIAGGGEGATLREVLKYPIKEVVMVELDEVVINTAKKYLPQWSDGAFDDPRVRLIIDDARSYIEKTKNYFDVIIIDLPEPAEGGPAYLLYTKEFYENVKEALTEKGMMVTQSASTSINNLRVFVSIVTTLRQVFPYVKPYITYVPSFFAPWGFSLASKKINPEECISKINEKIISIEKSLKFYDLDAHNSMFCLPKHIKRAIETEGRVIRDDSPLSFY, encoded by the coding sequence ATGAAGAATTGCAAATGGTATATTGAGCAGACATCTGAAGATGAAATTATACTTCATTCTCTGAAGGAGATAATCTTTTCTGGAACATCTCCTTATCAGAGAATTGAAATAATTCGTTCTGGTGATTTTGGGAGATGTCTACTGCTTGATGGTAAAATGCAGTCTGCTGAGGCTGATGAATTTATCTACCACGAAGCACTTGTTCATCCTGTGATGCTTTTAAGTGATAATGCGGAGAGAATTTTAATTGCTGGTGGTGGAGAAGGCGCTACTCTCAGAGAGGTGTTAAAATATCCTATTAAAGAAGTTGTAATGGTTGAGCTTGATGAGGTCGTTATTAATACTGCTAAAAAATATCTTCCACAATGGAGTGATGGCGCTTTTGATGATCCTCGGGTCAGGTTAATCATAGATGATGCAAGAAGCTATATTGAAAAAACAAAAAATTACTTTGATGTCATAATAATAGATCTTCCTGAACCAGCAGAAGGAGGACCTGCATATCTTCTATATACTAAGGAGTTTTACGAAAACGTTAAGGAAGCGCTTACTGAAAAAGGAATGATGGTTACACAATCTGCCTCTACTTCTATTAACAATCTAAGAGTATTTGTCTCAATTGTTACTACTCTCAGGCAAGTGTTCCCATATGTAAAGCCTTATATTACCTATGTTCCATCTTTTTTTGCTCCATGGGGTTTTTCACTGGCTTCTAAAAAAATAAATCCTGAAGAATGCATATCAAAAATAAATGAAAAGATTATTTCAATTGAGAAAAGTTTAAAGTTTTACGATCTGGATGCTCATAATTCAATGTTCTGTCTTCCAAAACATATTAAAAGAGCAATTGAAACAGAGGGAAGAGTCATCCGCGATGACTCCCCTCTTTCTTTTTATTAA
- a CDS encoding phosphoglycerate kinase, translating into MAPFNNSFDKLTIEDLPIKGKRVFIRADFNVPLDANLMITDDRRIRSTLPTINYAIDEGAKVILASHLGRPKGKVDPKFSLAPVARRLQRLLNKEVIFAPDCIGPQVEQIISKMKEGDVVLLENLRFHIEEEKNDEKFAKSLASLADFYVNDAFGASHRAHASIVGIPKFIPSAAGFLLKKEIEYLKGAVESPIRPFVVILGGAKVGGKIGVLENLADKADKVIVGGGMAFTFIKAMGYEVGDSLVEPDMIDFALKIMEKLRTNKVKFYLPVDVVIAQSIEHGAETKIVPVQEIPQGWRALDIGPASVKLFTEALHDAKTILWNGPMGVFEIDAFSRGTFAIAHAVADSYAFTIVGGGDTDYAVHKAGVSDAISFISTGGGAALQLLEGKELPGLSVLPSKKKD; encoded by the coding sequence ATGGCACCATTTAATAATTCATTTGACAAACTCACAATTGAAGATCTTCCTATTAAGGGGAAAAGAGTTTTTATAAGAGCGGATTTTAATGTTCCCCTTGATGCAAACTTAATGATAACTGACGACAGAAGAATCCGTTCTACACTGCCAACTATAAACTACGCAATTGATGAGGGAGCAAAAGTGATTTTAGCTTCCCATCTTGGCAGACCAAAAGGAAAAGTTGATCCGAAATTTTCTCTTGCTCCCGTTGCAAGAAGACTTCAGAGATTACTTAACAAAGAAGTAATCTTTGCACCTGACTGTATTGGTCCACAGGTTGAACAGATTATTTCAAAAATGAAAGAAGGAGATGTGGTGCTGCTTGAAAATTTAAGATTTCACATTGAAGAAGAAAAAAATGATGAAAAATTTGCAAAATCACTGGCATCTTTAGCTGATTTTTATGTAAACGATGCCTTTGGTGCATCACACAGAGCACATGCCTCAATAGTTGGAATTCCAAAGTTCATTCCCTCTGCTGCAGGATTTTTACTTAAAAAAGAGATTGAGTACTTAAAAGGAGCTGTAGAGTCTCCAATAAGACCTTTTGTAGTAATACTCGGAGGAGCAAAGGTTGGAGGTAAAATAGGAGTTCTTGAAAATCTTGCAGATAAGGCAGATAAAGTCATAGTTGGCGGTGGAATGGCTTTTACATTTATAAAGGCAATGGGATATGAAGTGGGAGACAGCCTTGTTGAGCCAGACATGATAGATTTTGCTCTTAAAATTATGGAGAAACTTCGTACAAACAAAGTTAAATTTTATTTACCTGTAGATGTTGTTATTGCACAAAGTATAGAGCATGGAGCAGAAACAAAAATTGTTCCTGTACAGGAAATACCACAGGGCTGGCGAGCACTGGACATAGGTCCTGCCTCTGTAAAACTCTTTACAGAGGCACTGCATGATGCAAAAACAATTCTGTGGAATGGACCAATGGGCGTTTTTGAGATAGATGCCTTTTCAAGAGGAACTTTTGCAATTGCCCATGCCGTTGCTGACTCCTATGCTTTTACAATAGTAGGTGGTGGAGACACAGATTACGCGGTGCATAAAGCAGGTGTCAGTGATGCTATCTCATTTATCTCAACAGGTGGTGGAGCTGCTTTACAATTGCTTGAAGGTAAGGAGTTACCAGGTCTTTCAGTACTTCCTTCCAAAAAGAAAGATTAA
- the gap gene encoding type I glyceraldehyde-3-phosphate dehydrogenase produces the protein MAMKVAINGFGRIGRLFFRVSYDYPDIEVVAINDLTDAYTLAHLLKYDSVHGRFKGDVKAQGNNIVIDGKEIQVFAETDPQKLPWQDLNIDVVIESTGRFTDRAGASRHLQAGAKWVIITAPAKEEDITVVMGVNHHLLDPAQHKIISNASCTTNCLAPVAKVLHENFGIERGFATTVHAYTNDQRILDLPHKDLRRARAAAVSMIPTTTGAAKAVGKVLPELKGKLDGLAIRVPTPNVSMVDFVAQISKDVTESDINEALKKASLESLKGILNYIEEPLVSVDFNGLPYSSIVDGLLTRVIEGKLAKVISWYDNEYGYSCRVRDLVLYLMERI, from the coding sequence ATGGCAATGAAAGTAGCCATTAATGGTTTTGGCAGAATTGGTAGACTTTTTTTTCGTGTTTCCTATGATTATCCAGATATTGAAGTTGTTGCAATTAATGACCTTACTGATGCATATACACTTGCTCACCTACTTAAGTATGACTCAGTTCATGGAAGGTTTAAAGGAGATGTAAAAGCTCAGGGCAATAACATTGTGATTGATGGAAAAGAAATTCAAGTTTTTGCTGAAACAGATCCTCAAAAACTTCCGTGGCAGGATTTAAATATTGATGTTGTTATTGAATCTACTGGAAGATTTACAGACAGAGCAGGAGCATCTCGGCATCTACAGGCTGGTGCAAAATGGGTAATAATTACAGCACCAGCAAAGGAAGAAGATATTACTGTTGTAATGGGTGTTAATCATCATCTTCTTGATCCAGCGCAGCATAAAATAATATCCAATGCTTCCTGTACAACCAACTGTCTTGCTCCTGTGGCAAAAGTTCTTCATGAAAATTTTGGAATAGAGAGAGGTTTTGCCACAACTGTACATGCCTATACAAATGATCAGAGAATCCTTGATCTTCCTCACAAAGACTTAAGAAGGGCAAGAGCTGCTGCTGTTTCAATGATTCCTACCACAACAGGAGCTGCAAAAGCTGTGGGAAAAGTTCTTCCAGAGCTCAAAGGAAAACTTGATGGATTAGCAATAAGAGTTCCAACTCCCAATGTTTCAATGGTTGATTTTGTAGCTCAAATCAGTAAAGATGTTACAGAGTCTGATATTAATGAGGCATTGAAAAAAGCATCTCTTGAGTCTCTTAAAGGAATTTTAAACTATATTGAAGAGCCTCTGGTCTCTGTTGATTTTAATGGTTTACCATATTCATCAATCGTTGATGGACTTCTTACAAGAGTTATAGAAGGAAAGCTCGCAAAGGTAATATCATGGTACGACAATGAATATGGTTATAGCTGTAGAGTAAGAGACCTTGTTCTTTATTTAATGGAAAGAATTTAA
- a CDS encoding DUF1015 domain-containing protein, with the protein MAILKPFKGIVYNPEKVCGHDVMCPPYDIISDELRESLYNKSPYNIIRIDYGKNSPQINKYELARQYLDEWLQEGIFIQDEDPCFYGYEIKYSYKNKSKILRGIIATVRLEEFGKGVYPHEQTYSKPKTDRLNLMKACMANTSLIFSIYRSKERITSQILESLNEPYIQAKDLDGNIHSLYKIKDPAEIKKIITEFEDKAIFIADGHHRYEVALEFRKQMNEVYPDLEDPPWNYVLMFLTNIEDEGYLILPTHRLLSTSFPVKEQLEKQSLFQIFELDQNDDIQEAIEKRGNKNIGVYLKDNKFYILQYRGPSLTHLPEELRDLDVTILEEVILKNMFPQKEICYEIDIEKGIKMVKECKCDAIFILRATGVDDIERVALAGLRMPPKSTYFYPKLLTGMVINSFREKI; encoded by the coding sequence ATGGCTATTCTCAAACCTTTTAAAGGAATTGTTTACAACCCTGAAAAAGTATGCGGACATGATGTCATGTGTCCTCCCTATGATATAATCTCAGACGAGCTTAGAGAGTCTCTTTATAATAAGAGTCCCTACAATATTATCAGAATTGATTATGGGAAAAATTCACCCCAAATAAATAAATATGAGCTTGCAAGACAGTATTTGGATGAATGGCTCCAGGAAGGAATTTTTATACAGGATGAGGACCCCTGTTTTTATGGATATGAGATTAAGTATTCCTATAAAAACAAAAGTAAAATACTAAGAGGAATTATAGCGACTGTAAGGCTTGAAGAATTCGGCAAAGGCGTTTATCCCCATGAACAGACCTATTCTAAACCAAAAACAGACAGATTAAATCTTATGAAAGCCTGTATGGCAAATACTTCATTGATTTTTTCTATCTATCGATCGAAAGAGAGAATAACATCTCAAATACTTGAGAGTCTTAACGAACCTTATATTCAGGCAAAAGATTTAGATGGTAATATTCATAGTCTTTATAAAATCAAAGACCCAGCTGAAATAAAAAAAATAATAACAGAGTTTGAAGACAAAGCCATATTTATCGCTGATGGACATCATAGATATGAAGTTGCTCTTGAGTTCAGGAAACAGATGAATGAAGTCTATCCAGATTTGGAAGATCCACCGTGGAACTATGTTCTTATGTTTTTAACAAATATTGAAGATGAAGGCTATCTTATTTTACCCACTCACAGACTTTTAAGCACTTCTTTTCCAGTTAAGGAGCAACTTGAAAAACAAAGTCTTTTTCAAATATTTGAATTAGATCAGAATGATGATATTCAGGAAGCAATTGAAAAGAGAGGCAATAAAAACATAGGAGTCTATTTAAAGGATAATAAATTCTATATTCTTCAATACAGAGGTCCATCTCTTACCCATTTACCTGAAGAACTGAGAGACCTTGATGTCACAATTCTTGAAGAGGTTATATTAAAAAATATGTTTCCCCAGAAAGAGATTTGCTATGAAATAGATATAGAAAAGGGTATCAAAATGGTGAAAGAATGCAAATGCGATGCAATTTTTATTTTAAGAGCAACAGGCGTAGATGATATAGAGAGAGTTGCCCTTGCTGGTCTGAGAATGCCTCCTAAGTCAACATATTTCTATCCTAAACTCCTCACAGGAATGGTTATTAACAGCTTTAGAGAAAAAATTTAA